A part of Brassica rapa cultivar Chiifu-401-42 chromosome A05, CAAS_Brap_v3.01, whole genome shotgun sequence genomic DNA contains:
- the LOC103867340 gene encoding LRR receptor-like serine/threonine-protein kinase FEI 2 isoform X1: MMGICLMKRCCSRLLFLSLFCALMNQNEAISPDGEALMSFRSVVSSADGVVGKWRPEDPDPCNWKGVTCDAKTKRVIALSLTHHKLIGPLPPELGKLDQLRILMLHNNNLYGSIPTALGNCTSLEEIYLHNNFFTGPIPSEMGNLSMLKNLDISNNDLTGAIPVSLGQLEKLTSFNVSNNFLVGKIPSDGLLAQFSKDCFIGNFKLCGKKIDMECPDENSSTGSRSTGGKGGKTGKLLISASATVGGLLLVALMCFWGCFLYKKLGRDESKSLAIEVGGGASIVMFHGDLPYASKDIIKKLEALNEEHIIGCGGFGTVYKLDMEDGNVFALKRIVKLNGGFDRFFERELEILGSIKHRYLVNLRGYCNSPTSKLLLYDYLPGGSLDQALHERGEQLDWDSRVNIIIGAAKGVAYLHHDCSPRIIHRDIKSSNILLDGNLEARVSDFGLAKLLEDEESHITTIVAGTFGYLAPEYMQSGRATEKTDVYSFGVLILEVLSGKLPTDTSYIEKGYNVVGWLNFLISENRPREIVDRSCEGVETESLDALLSIATKCVSSSPDERPTMHRVVQLLESQVMSPCPSDFYDSSSD; encoded by the exons ATGATGGGCATCTGTCTGATGAAGCGCTGCTGCTCAAGGCTTCTTTTCCTCTCATTGTTTTGTGCACTAATGAATCAAAATGAAGCGATTAGTCCAGATG GTGAGGCGCTTATGAGCTTTAGAAGTGTAGTTTCTAGTGCTGATGGTGTTGTCGGTAAATGGAGACCAGAGGATCCTGATCCTTGTAACTGGAAGGGGGTGACCTGTGATGCGAAAACAAAAAGAGTTATAGCTTT GAGTCTTACTCATCACAAATTAATTGGACCTTTACCCCCTGAGCTTGGAAAGCTGGATCAGTTGAGGATTTT AATGCTTCACAACAATAATTTATATGGCTCAATACCTACAGCATTGGGAAATTGCACATCATTGGAGGAAAT ATACTTGCACAACAATTTCTTCACTGGCCCAATCCCAAGTGAAATGGGAAACCTGTCAATGCTTAAAAATCT GGACATATCAAACAACGATCTCACTGGAGCTATCCCTGTTTCACTTGGGCAGTTAGAAAAGCTTACTAGTTT CAATGTCTCAAACAATTTTCTGGTGGGGAAAATACCTTCTGATGGCTTACTCGCCCAATTTTCGAAGGACTG CTTCATCGGAAATTTTAAATTGTgtggaaaaaaaattgatatggAATGCCCAGATGAAAACTCTTCTACTGGTTCTCGTTCTACAGGAGGTAA AGGAGGTAAAACTGGTAAGCTACTTATAAGTGCATCTGCTACTGTGGGTGGGCTGCTCCTAGTGGCACTCATGTGTTTTTGGGGTTGCTTTCTCTATAAAAAGCTTGGTAGAGATGAGAGTAAAAGCCTTGCTATAGAGGTCGGTGGAG GTGCGTCTATCGTGATGTTCCATGGAGATCTGCCATATGCTTCTAAAGACATTATCAAGAAACTGGAAGCCCTTAATGAAGAGCATATAATAGGCTGTGGAGGTTTTGGAACAGTTTACAAGCTTGACATGGAGGATGGCAATGTCTTTGCGCTGAAAAGAATTGTAAAACTAAATGGAGGGTTTGATAGGTTTTTTGAAAGGGAGCTTGAGATTCTTGGAAGCATCAAACATCGCTACCTCGTGAATCTACGTGGATACTGCAACTCGCCCACATCAAAGCTTCTGCTGTATGATTACCTTCCTGGTGGTAGCCTTGACCAAGCTCTTCATG AGAGAGGTGAGCAACTGGATTGGGATTCACGAGTGAATATTATCATAGGAGCAGCAAAAGGGGTAGCATACTTGCATCATGATTGTTCTCCTAGGATCATACACCGTGATATAAAGTCGAGCAACATTTTACTCGATGGAAATCTAGAGGCTCGAGTATCAGACTTTGGGCTTGCCAAGCTGTTAGAAGACGAAGAATCTCATATCACAACCATTGTTGCAGGCACATTTGGTTACTTAGCTCCAG AGTATATGCAAAGTGGTAGAGCGACTGAGAAAACGGATGTTTACAGTTTCGGGGTTTTGATTCTTGAAGTCCTGAGTGGTAAACTTCCTACGGATACTTCCTACATCGAGAAAGGCTATAACGTTGTCGGTTGG CTAAACTTCTTAATCAGCGAGAATCGTCCACGGGAGATTGTTGATAGAAGCTGTGAAGGAGTAGAGACAGAGAGTCTTGATGCTCTTCTATCTATAGCAACAAAGTGTGTGTCTTCAAGTCCTGATGAGCGGCCCACAATGCACAGAGTAGTCCAGTTACTAGAATCCCAAGTAATGTCTCCTTGTCCTAGCGACTTCTACGATTCCAGCTCCGATTAA
- the LOC103867340 gene encoding LRR receptor-like serine/threonine-protein kinase FEI 2 isoform X2, which translates to MMGICLMKRCCSRLLFLSLFCALMNQNEAISPDGEALMSFRSVVSSADGVVGKWRPEDPDPCNWKGVTCDAKTKRVIALSLTHHKLIGPLPPELGKLDQLRILMLHNNNLYGSIPTALGNCTSLEEIYLHNNFFTGPIPSEMGNLSMLKNLDISNNDLTGAIPVSLGQLEKLTSFNVSNNFLVGKIPSDGLLAQFSKDCFIGNFKLCGKKIDMECPDENSSTGSRSTGGGKTGKLLISASATVGGLLLVALMCFWGCFLYKKLGRDESKSLAIEVGGGASIVMFHGDLPYASKDIIKKLEALNEEHIIGCGGFGTVYKLDMEDGNVFALKRIVKLNGGFDRFFERELEILGSIKHRYLVNLRGYCNSPTSKLLLYDYLPGGSLDQALHERGEQLDWDSRVNIIIGAAKGVAYLHHDCSPRIIHRDIKSSNILLDGNLEARVSDFGLAKLLEDEESHITTIVAGTFGYLAPEYMQSGRATEKTDVYSFGVLILEVLSGKLPTDTSYIEKGYNVVGWLNFLISENRPREIVDRSCEGVETESLDALLSIATKCVSSSPDERPTMHRVVQLLESQVMSPCPSDFYDSSSD; encoded by the exons ATGATGGGCATCTGTCTGATGAAGCGCTGCTGCTCAAGGCTTCTTTTCCTCTCATTGTTTTGTGCACTAATGAATCAAAATGAAGCGATTAGTCCAGATG GTGAGGCGCTTATGAGCTTTAGAAGTGTAGTTTCTAGTGCTGATGGTGTTGTCGGTAAATGGAGACCAGAGGATCCTGATCCTTGTAACTGGAAGGGGGTGACCTGTGATGCGAAAACAAAAAGAGTTATAGCTTT GAGTCTTACTCATCACAAATTAATTGGACCTTTACCCCCTGAGCTTGGAAAGCTGGATCAGTTGAGGATTTT AATGCTTCACAACAATAATTTATATGGCTCAATACCTACAGCATTGGGAAATTGCACATCATTGGAGGAAAT ATACTTGCACAACAATTTCTTCACTGGCCCAATCCCAAGTGAAATGGGAAACCTGTCAATGCTTAAAAATCT GGACATATCAAACAACGATCTCACTGGAGCTATCCCTGTTTCACTTGGGCAGTTAGAAAAGCTTACTAGTTT CAATGTCTCAAACAATTTTCTGGTGGGGAAAATACCTTCTGATGGCTTACTCGCCCAATTTTCGAAGGACTG CTTCATCGGAAATTTTAAATTGTgtggaaaaaaaattgatatggAATGCCCAGATGAAAACTCTTCTACTGGTTCTCGTTCTACAGGAG GAGGTAAAACTGGTAAGCTACTTATAAGTGCATCTGCTACTGTGGGTGGGCTGCTCCTAGTGGCACTCATGTGTTTTTGGGGTTGCTTTCTCTATAAAAAGCTTGGTAGAGATGAGAGTAAAAGCCTTGCTATAGAGGTCGGTGGAG GTGCGTCTATCGTGATGTTCCATGGAGATCTGCCATATGCTTCTAAAGACATTATCAAGAAACTGGAAGCCCTTAATGAAGAGCATATAATAGGCTGTGGAGGTTTTGGAACAGTTTACAAGCTTGACATGGAGGATGGCAATGTCTTTGCGCTGAAAAGAATTGTAAAACTAAATGGAGGGTTTGATAGGTTTTTTGAAAGGGAGCTTGAGATTCTTGGAAGCATCAAACATCGCTACCTCGTGAATCTACGTGGATACTGCAACTCGCCCACATCAAAGCTTCTGCTGTATGATTACCTTCCTGGTGGTAGCCTTGACCAAGCTCTTCATG AGAGAGGTGAGCAACTGGATTGGGATTCACGAGTGAATATTATCATAGGAGCAGCAAAAGGGGTAGCATACTTGCATCATGATTGTTCTCCTAGGATCATACACCGTGATATAAAGTCGAGCAACATTTTACTCGATGGAAATCTAGAGGCTCGAGTATCAGACTTTGGGCTTGCCAAGCTGTTAGAAGACGAAGAATCTCATATCACAACCATTGTTGCAGGCACATTTGGTTACTTAGCTCCAG AGTATATGCAAAGTGGTAGAGCGACTGAGAAAACGGATGTTTACAGTTTCGGGGTTTTGATTCTTGAAGTCCTGAGTGGTAAACTTCCTACGGATACTTCCTACATCGAGAAAGGCTATAACGTTGTCGGTTGG CTAAACTTCTTAATCAGCGAGAATCGTCCACGGGAGATTGTTGATAGAAGCTGTGAAGGAGTAGAGACAGAGAGTCTTGATGCTCTTCTATCTATAGCAACAAAGTGTGTGTCTTCAAGTCCTGATGAGCGGCCCACAATGCACAGAGTAGTCCAGTTACTAGAATCCCAAGTAATGTCTCCTTGTCCTAGCGACTTCTACGATTCCAGCTCCGATTAA
- the LOC103867341 gene encoding probable aspartic protease At2g35615, translated as MANTILLVTLFFFSMTLSSSSNPKHFTVELIHRDSPHSPLYNPQTTLTDRLHSSFLRSISRSHRFNNHPQTDLQSGLIGAGGEFFMSITIGTPPINVLAIADTGSDLTWVQCKPCQQCYKENGPIFDSKQSSSYKSEPCDSRNCNALSTTERGCDEAKGVCKYRYTYGDRSFTRGDVATETVSIGSASGSPVSFPGTVFGCGYNNGGNFDETGSGIIGLGGGNLSLISQLGSSISNKFSYCLSHKSSTMNGTSVINLGTSSIPSGASNVSNVVSTPLVDKEPQTYYYLTLEAISVGNTKIPYTSSMYYPNDDGVSSAATKGNIIIDSGTTLTLLESGFYDKFGAAVEESVTGAKRVSDPQGLLSHCFKSGSAEIGLPEITVHFSGADVRLSALNAFVKMSEDMVCLSMIPTNEVAIYGNFAQMDFLVGYDLETRRVSFQRMDCSADL; from the coding sequence ATGGCAAACACTATTCTCCTCgtcactctcttcttcttctcgatgACTCTCTCTTCATCGTCTAACCCAAAACACTTCACCGTCGAGCTCATCCACCGTGACTCTCCTCATTCCCCTCTCTACAACCCACAAACCACCCTCACCGACCGTCTCCACTCCTCTTTCCTCCGCTCCATCTCTCGCTCCCACCGCTTCAACAACCACCCCCAAACCGATCTCCAGTCCGGTTTAATAGGAGCAGGTGGCGAGTTCTTCATGAGCATCACCATCGGTACACCACCAATCAACGTCCTAGCGATAGCCGACACGGGAAGTGACCTAACATGGGTCCAATGCAAACCGTGTCAACAATGTTACAAAGAGAACGGTCCAATCTTCGACAGTAAACAATCCTCTTCTTACAAAAGCGAGCCTTGCGACTCACGTAACTGCAACGCTTTGTCTACCACCGAACGTGGATGCGACGAAGCTAAAGGCGTTTGCAAGTACCGTTACACGTACGGAGACCGATCTTTCACGAGAGGAGACGTTGCTACAGAGACAGTCTCTATCGGTTCTGCTTCAGGCTCGCCTGTTTCTTTCCCCGGAACTGTGTTTGGTTGCGGATACAATAACGGCGGTAACTTCGACGAGACTGGCTCAGGGATCATAGGTCTCGGTGGTGGTAACTTATCTCTAATATCTCAGCTCGGTTCGTCGATTTCtaataaattttcttattgCTTGTCGCACAAGTCATCTACTATGAATGGTACAAGCGTTATAAACCTAGGAACCAGCTCGATTCCTTCCGGTGCAAGTAATGTTTCCAACGTGGTATCAACTCCTTTGGTAGATAAAGAGCCTCAGACTTACTACTACTTGACGCTCGAAGCTATCTCCGTCGGCAACACGAAGATTCCGTACACGAGCAGCATGTATTACCCTAACGATGACGGAGTATCCTCGGCGGCGACGAAGGGAAACATCATCATCGACTCAGGAACTACACTGACGCTACTAGAGTCTGGTTTCTACGACAAGTTTGGCGCGGCGGTGGAAGAGTCCGTGACTGGAGCCAAGCGTGTGAGTGATCCTCAAGGGCTTTTGTCGCATTGTTTCAAGTCCGGGAGTGCGGAGATCGGTTTGCCGGAGATAACGGTGCATTTTAGCGGCGCTGACGTGAGGCTCAGTGCGTTGAATGCGTTTGTGAAAATGAGTGAAGATATGGTTTGCTTGAGTATGATTCCGACCAACGAAGTTGCTATTTATGGGAACTTTGCTCAGATGGATTTTCTCGTTGGGTATGACTTGGAGACGAGAAGGGTTTCGTTTCAACGTATGGATTGCTCTGCTGATTTGTGa
- the LOC103867342 gene encoding rop guanine nucleotide exchange factor 14 has protein sequence MMTYDGLEACFNNNQSLQEESGRSRGNECLTDSLDDDAFSSCSSSKDTSESFSSKWLPKKNGKHISNEWDYERSPKHFYSKEERPGYTLCSSDVEAMKEKFSKLLLGGDLTGGRKGVQTALALSNAISHLANSVFGELWKLEPLSEDNKQRWRREMDWLLSPCSHMIELVPSKLDDKNGRSLEIMTPKPRADIHMNLPALRKLDSMLIETLDSMVNTEFWYSEVGPRVEESRRWWLPSPKVPKPGLSSLVRKNLLEKGNVVYQSFKAAKSINEEVLLEMPVPTIIKDSLPKSGKTSLGDELFRMLASESASVDEIFVSLRLRTEHSALETVNRLEAAIYAWKEKFTEQRSSGKWSLVRDSLSEITRIEPLINKAERLNGQIKSKYSNLPHSFLDATKIQYGKDIGHAILEAYSRILASLAFRILSRIREILQEDALSNPSSPATPSCFSGSNDLFRTPERLLVSSRLRHSLIHDINKADDGTRNSSDFLNTDPRGSSFSLI, from the exons ATGATGACATATGATGGCTTAGAAGCTTGCTTCAACAACAATCAATCTTTACAAGAAGAAAGTGGAAGAAGCAGAGGAAATGAGTGCTTGACTGATTCATTGGATGATGATGCATTTTCAAGCTGTTCATCAAGCAAAGATACGTCTGAGTCATTTTCTTCCAAATGGTTACCTAAGAAGAACGGTAAACACATTTCTAATGAGTGGGACTATGAGAGAAGTCCTAAACATTTCTACTCCAAGGAGGAGAGGCCTGGCTATACACTCTGCTCTTCTGACGTTGAAGCTATGAAGGAGAAGTTTTCAAAGCTACTACTAGGTGGAGATCTCACCGGAGGACGCAAGGGCGTGCAAACCGCTTTGGCTTTATCAAACGCTATATCTCATCTTGCca ACTCAGTATTCGGCGAACTATGGAAGTTGGAGCCTTTGTCTGAAGACAACAAGCAGAGATGGAGAAGAGAAATGGATTGGTTACTCTCTCCATGTAGTCACATGATTGAGCTAGTCCCATCTAAGCTAGATGACAAAAATGGAAGGTCACTTGAG ATCATGACTCCGAAACCCCGTGCAGACATTCATATGAATCTCCCAGCTCTCAGGAAACTGGACTCCATGCTAATT GAGACGCTAGACTCTATGGTGAACACAGAGTTTTGGTACTCAGAAGTAGGTCCTAGGGTGGAGGAGAGCAGAAGATGGTGGCTTCCATCGCCTAAAGTTCCCAAGCCAGGACTCTCTAGCTTAGTAAGAAAGAACTTGCTTGAGAAAGGCAATGTTGTTTATCAAAGCTTTAAAGCTGCAAAGTCGATAAACGAAGAAGTGCTTCTTGAAATGCCAGTACCTACCATTATCAAGGATTCGTTAcctaag TCTGGAAAGACAAGCCTTGGGGATGAACTGTTCAGGATGTTGGCTTCAGAGTCTGCCTCGGTAGATGAGATCTTTGTGTCTCTTAGGCTTAGAACCGAACATTCAGCTCTAGAGACAGTTAATAGGTTAGAAGCAGCTATTTATGCATGGAAAGAGAAGTTTACAGAACAAAGAAGCAGTGGTAAGTGGTCATTAGTTAGAGATTCATTGTCTGAGATTACTCGCATTGAGCCGCTCATAAACAAGGCAGAGAGGCTTAATGGTCAGATTAAATCCAAATACTCTAATCTCCCTCACTCGTTTCTTGATGCCACCAAGATTCAATATGGCAAG GACATTGGCCATGCAATTCTTGAGGCATACTCACGTATACTTGCGAGTTTAGCGTTCCGCATCCTGTCCAGGATTCGAGAAATCTTGCAAGAAGATGCTCTGAGTAACCCTAGTTCACCTGCAACACCAAGCTGCTTCTCTGGCTCTAATGACCTATTCAGAACCCCAGAGAGGCTCCTTGTCTCCTCTCGCTTACGGCATTCTCTCATTCACGACATCAATAAAGCTGATGATGGTACAAGGAATAGTTCTGACTTTCTGAACACTGATCCTAGAGGCAGTAGTTTCTCATTGATATAA